A window of Mangifera indica cultivar Alphonso chromosome 11, CATAS_Mindica_2.1, whole genome shotgun sequence contains these coding sequences:
- the LOC123228867 gene encoding 12-oxophytodienoate reductase 2-like, with the protein MSEETPRIPLLTPYQMGPFNLSHRVVLAPLTRQRSYGNVPQPHAILYYSQRTTKGGFLITEATGVSDTAQGYPHTPGIWTKEQVEAWKPIVDAVHAKGGIFFCQLWHVGRVSNKDFQPNGEAPISSTNKPLTPQIRSNGIDVAQFTPPRQLSTDEIPQIVNDFRIAARNAIEAGFDGVEIHGAHGYLIEQFMKDQVNDRTDQYGRSLENRCRFALEIVEAVVNEIGAERVGIRLSPFADFMEAGDSNPKALGLYMAESLNKYDILYCHMVEPRMRAVLEKCECPHSLLHMRKAFNGTFLVAGGFDREDGIKAIVEGCADLVVYGRWFLANPDLPKRFELNAPLNKYHRDTFYTEDPVIGYTDYPFLERTY; encoded by the exons ATGTCCGAAGAAACTCCTCGTATTCCTCTTCTCACCCCCTACCAGATGGGCCCGTTTAATCTTTCTCACAG GGTTGTTTTGGCACCATTGACAAGACAGAGATCTTATGGCAATGTTCCTCAGCCTCATGCTATCTTATATTACTCTCAGAGAACCACCAAAGGTGGTTTTCTCATAACTGAAGCCACTGGTGTTTCTGACACTGCTCAAgg GTATCCACATACTCCTGGTATATGGACAAAGGAGCAAGTTGAAGCATGGAAACCTATTGTGGATGCTGTTCATGCCAAAGGTGGGATCTTCTTTTGTCAGCTTTGGCATGTGGGAAGAGTTTCAAATAAAG ATTTCCAGCCAAATGGTGAAGCTCCAATCTCCAGTACTAACAAGCCATTGACACCTCAAATTAGATCTAATGGCATTGATGTCGCACAGTTCACACCTCCAAGGCAACTAAGCACAGATGAAATCCCTCAGATTGTGAATGATTTCCGGATTGCTGCTAGGAATGCTATTGAGGCTG GTTTTGATGGAGTTGAGATTCATGGTGCACACGGTTACTTAATTGAACAGTTTATGAAGGATCAAGTGAATGATCGGACAGACCAGTACGGTAGATCGCTTGAGAACCGTTGCCGATTTGCACTAGAAATTGTTGAAGCTGTTGTAAATGAGATAGGAGCAGAGAGAGTTGGGATAAGACTATCTCCCTTTGCAGACTTTATGGAAGCAGGGGACTCAAATCCAAAAGCATTAGGTCTCTACATGGCAGAGTCCTTGAACAAGTATGACATTCTTTATTGTCACATGGTTGAACCCAGAATGAGAGCAGTTTTAGAAAAATGTGAATGTCCTCACAGTTTACTGCACATGAGAAAGGCTTTCAATGGTACTTTTCTCGTTGCTGGTGGTTTTGACAGGGAAGATGGAATCAAGGCTATAGTCGAGGGTTGCGCAGATCTTGTTGTTTATGGTCGTTGGTTCTTAGCTAATCCTGATTTGCCAAAGAGATTTGAGCTCAATGCCCCTCTCAATAAATACCATAGAGATACTTTCTACACAGAGGATCCTGTTATTGGTTACACAGATTATCCATTCCTTGAAAGGACATATTAG